In Nostoc sp. GT001, a genomic segment contains:
- the shc gene encoding squalene--hopene cyclase — protein sequence MQTQDRLKVNQVATAIAASQEYLLSIQNPAGYWWAELESNVTITAEVVLLHKIWGTDQTRPLHKVEAYLRQEQRQHGGWELYYGDGGELSTSVEAYMALRLLGVPATDPAMIRAQAFILQRGGISKTRIFTKLHLALIGCYNWRGIPSLPPWIMLLPKAFPVNIYEMSSWARSSTVPLLIVCDRKPVYLTDSAINLDELYAEGIDRVQWELPQSGDWTDLFLTLDQGFKLAESLNLVPFRQEGIKAAEKWILERQEATGDWGGIIPAMLNSMLALRCLDYDRNDPIVERGLQAIDNFAIETEDSYRVQPCVSPVWDTAWAMRALVESGFAPDHPAVVKAGEWLLQKQILDYGDWAVKNRQGKPGAWAFEFENRFYPDVDDSAVVVMALHLAKLPNEKIKQAAIARALNWIASMQCKPGGWAAFDLDNDQDWLNSIPYGDLKAMIDPNTADVTARVLEMLGACDLSIDSDNLERSLTYLLREQETEGCWFGRWGVNYIYGTSGVLSALALIDPQRHKKSIERGAAWLVGCQNPDGGWGETCRSYDDPSLKGKGNSTASQTAWALIGLLAAGEATGKLALDAIERGIGYLVATQQPDGTWFEADFTGTGFPCHFYLKYHMYQQYFPLIALGRYQAAIKEG from the coding sequence ATGCAAACACAAGACAGGTTAAAAGTCAATCAAGTCGCAACAGCGATCGCAGCTAGCCAAGAATATCTGCTTTCAATTCAAAATCCGGCAGGTTATTGGTGGGCAGAGTTAGAATCTAATGTCACCATCACTGCTGAAGTCGTTCTCCTGCATAAGATTTGGGGAACAGACCAAACCAGACCTTTACACAAAGTTGAAGCATATTTGCGTCAAGAGCAACGGCAGCATGGCGGCTGGGAACTTTATTATGGTGATGGTGGAGAACTTAGCACCTCGGTTGAAGCCTACATGGCTCTAAGATTGCTAGGCGTACCAGCAACCGATCCGGCGATGATTCGGGCGCAAGCTTTTATTCTCCAACGGGGTGGGATCAGCAAAACTCGGATTTTTACCAAGTTGCACTTAGCTTTGATTGGCTGCTACAACTGGCGCGGTATTCCCTCGCTACCACCTTGGATAATGCTGTTGCCAAAAGCTTTTCCTGTCAATATCTACGAGATGTCTAGCTGGGCACGTTCCAGTACTGTACCGTTGCTGATTGTATGCGATCGCAAACCTGTTTATCTCACCGACTCAGCTATCAACCTAGATGAACTTTACGCTGAAGGTATTGATCGAGTCCAGTGGGAATTGCCTCAAAGTGGTGATTGGACAGATTTATTCCTCACCCTCGATCAAGGATTCAAGTTGGCAGAAAGCCTTAATTTAGTACCCTTTCGTCAAGAAGGCATCAAAGCCGCCGAAAAATGGATTTTAGAGCGCCAAGAAGCTACAGGCGATTGGGGCGGCATTATTCCAGCGATGCTGAATTCAATGCTAGCTTTGCGGTGTCTGGATTATGACCGAAACGATCCCATTGTGGAACGAGGTTTGCAAGCAATTGATAACTTTGCCATTGAAACCGAGGATAGCTACCGGGTACAGCCTTGTGTTTCACCTGTTTGGGATACGGCTTGGGCAATGCGTGCTTTAGTAGAATCTGGCTTTGCACCTGATCATCCAGCTGTCGTCAAGGCTGGAGAATGGTTATTACAAAAACAAATTTTAGATTACGGAGATTGGGCTGTAAAAAATCGCCAGGGAAAACCAGGGGCTTGGGCGTTTGAGTTTGAAAATCGCTTTTATCCCGATGTAGACGACTCGGCTGTAGTGGTGATGGCGCTACATTTGGCGAAACTCCCGAATGAAAAAATCAAGCAAGCTGCGATCGCTCGTGCCTTAAACTGGATTGCATCTATGCAATGTAAACCAGGTGGTTGGGCTGCTTTTGATTTGGATAACGATCAAGATTGGCTTAACTCAATTCCCTATGGCGATTTGAAAGCGATGATCGATCCAAACACCGCAGATGTTACGGCTAGAGTACTAGAAATGCTGGGTGCTTGTGATTTGTCAATTGATAGTGATAATTTAGAGCGATCGCTTACTTATCTTCTACGCGAACAAGAAACTGAAGGCTGTTGGTTTGGTCGTTGGGGTGTAAATTATATCTACGGCACCAGTGGCGTTTTGTCAGCCTTAGCGTTAATCGATCCTCAAAGGCATAAAAAAAGTATAGAACGAGGAGCAGCTTGGTTAGTTGGATGCCAAAATCCAGATGGTGGTTGGGGCGAGACTTGCCGCAGCTACGACGATCCTAGTCTCAAAGGCAAAGGAAATAGTACTGCATCTCAAACTGCTTGGGCTTTAATTGGCCTTTTGGCAGCAGGTGAAGCAACAGGTAAATTAGCTCTTGATGCGATCGAGCGAGGAATTGGCTATCTGGTGGCAACTCAACAGCCCGATGGTACTTGGTTTGAGGCGGACTTTACAGGTACTGGCTTCCCTTGCCATTTTTATCTTAAGTATCATATGTATCAACAATACTTTCCTTTAATCGCACTAGGTCGCTATCAAGCAGCGATTAAAGAAGGTTAA
- a CDS encoding molybdopterin-binding protein → MPRKEQGWVTFQTSEDERKILEEFCEQSQRTKTEILRELVRSLTQQSSTPISPATQQEKQEDIYYTQKPDIESSIHKKSLKVSSRNILKGVVKRVVFGAVNSEVTLEIIHKVELTSIITRASAEELELSEGKEAYAVIKSNDIVIARE, encoded by the coding sequence ATGCCAAGAAAAGAACAAGGATGGGTTACATTTCAAACTTCAGAGGATGAGCGGAAGATTCTAGAGGAGTTCTGCGAACAGTCTCAACGCACCAAGACTGAGATTCTGCGGGAACTCGTGCGTAGTCTCACTCAGCAGTCATCAACACCAATATCACCAGCAACTCAGCAAGAAAAACAGGAAGATATCTATTACACTCAAAAGCCTGATATAGAAAGTAGTATTCACAAGAAATCACTAAAAGTTAGCTCTCGCAATATTCTTAAAGGTGTGGTTAAACGAGTTGTTTTTGGAGCAGTTAATAGTGAGGTTACTCTGGAGATTATTCACAAAGTAGAATTAACTTCCATTATCACCAGAGCTTCCGCAGAAGAGTTGGAATTATCTGAGGGAAAAGAAGCTTATGCGGTTATTAAATCTAACGATATTGTCATTGCTAGAGAATAG
- a CDS encoding sugar transferase, which produces MQVLDNTHTLPKVKVPVHPSVISKAKRMIDILGAVIGLSITVFLVIPIAIAIKLDSPGSIFYSQIRCGLNGRHFRIWKFRSMSVGADQLKHLVKNEAQSDQIFKNENDPRITCVGKFLRRTSLDELPQFWNVLLGEMSLVGTRPPTPNEVIHYSNHHWERLNVKPGMTGEWQAHGRSSIKDFEDIVHMDLDYQRKWSIVYDMSLILKTLKVVSNKSGAC; this is translated from the coding sequence ATGCAAGTTCTAGATAATACCCATACTCTTCCTAAAGTTAAAGTTCCAGTTCATCCCTCTGTCATCAGTAAAGCCAAGCGAATGATTGACATCTTGGGTGCTGTGATTGGGCTATCGATTACAGTATTCTTAGTAATTCCTATTGCGATCGCTATTAAGTTAGATAGCCCAGGTTCTATATTTTACAGTCAAATTCGCTGTGGTTTGAATGGGCGTCACTTCCGAATTTGGAAATTCCGTTCGATGTCAGTTGGAGCTGACCAACTTAAGCATCTAGTTAAGAATGAAGCTCAAAGCGATCAGATATTCAAAAATGAGAATGATCCCCGCATTACCTGTGTAGGAAAGTTTCTCCGCCGCACTAGCCTAGATGAACTTCCTCAGTTTTGGAACGTACTGCTGGGAGAAATGAGTCTAGTCGGTACCCGCCCTCCTACTCCTAATGAAGTGATACACTACTCAAACCACCACTGGGAACGTTTGAATGTCAAGCCGGGTATGACAGGTGAATGGCAGGCTCATGGTCGCTCCAGTATTAAAGATTTTGAAGATATTGTTCACATGGACTTAGACTACCAACGTAAGTGGTCTATCGTTTATGATATGAGTCTTATCTTGAAAACTTTAAAAGTTGTGTCAAATAAGAGCGGTGCTTGCTAA
- a CDS encoding WecB/TagA/CpsF family glycosyltransferase, translating into MADRVSFLDTDFDRMPLYEAIELLLAQLLKRQGGRVYYANAHTMVTAAKNPALAKALEQSDLLLADGSGVRWGSALLGTPLVHNLNGTDLVPALCKEGAAKGLSVYFLGGKPGVAEEAAANLKKAYSGLIIAGTQHGYFPESQTQQVLESIRIARPHLLLVAMGVPLQEIWINQYASQLPRITCMGVGGLFDFMAERVARAPYPIRSVGMEWLWRLAMEPTRLWQRYLLGNLIFLRLVLTYAFARRQSEEQSSQITLAARNKSGFENDLNF; encoded by the coding sequence ATGGCAGACCGAGTTAGTTTTCTCGATACTGATTTTGATCGTATGCCTCTATACGAGGCGATTGAACTATTACTGGCGCAGTTGCTGAAGCGGCAGGGTGGTCGAGTGTATTATGCTAACGCCCACACTATGGTAACTGCTGCCAAAAACCCAGCATTGGCAAAGGCGTTAGAACAGAGTGATTTGTTGTTGGCAGATGGGAGCGGAGTTCGTTGGGGTAGTGCTTTATTGGGTACACCATTGGTGCATAATCTCAATGGCACTGATTTAGTTCCGGCTTTGTGCAAAGAAGGGGCAGCAAAAGGTTTATCAGTCTATTTTTTAGGTGGTAAGCCGGGTGTCGCTGAAGAAGCGGCAGCTAACCTCAAGAAAGCATATTCTGGATTGATAATTGCTGGAACTCAGCACGGTTATTTTCCTGAATCACAAACGCAGCAAGTATTAGAGAGTATTCGGATAGCCCGCCCGCACCTGCTGTTAGTGGCGATGGGCGTACCCCTACAGGAAATTTGGATTAACCAATATGCTAGCCAATTGCCTCGTATCACTTGTATGGGTGTGGGTGGTCTGTTCGATTTTATGGCTGAACGTGTGGCTCGTGCCCCCTATCCAATTCGCTCTGTTGGTATGGAGTGGCTGTGGCGACTGGCAATGGAACCGACTCGACTTTGGCAGCGCTATCTTCTAGGCAACTTGATCTTTTTACGTTTAGTACTAACCTACGCGTTTGCTCGACGCCAAAGTGAAGAACAAAGTAGCCAAATCACATTAGCTGCACGAAATAAGTCTGGATTTGAAAACGATTTGAACTTTTAA
- a CDS encoding response regulator transcription factor, translating to MIPNIDKEKTVRVLLVDDHALIRRGMKGQFSLEPGFSIVGEALDGGEAVELASQLQPDVVLMDIDLPVMDGITATQHIKSNCLTTCVLALSAFDDDIQVMGMLAAGADGYCLKTIEWEQLIAVIQLILQGGAYLDPLIAQKVARMLRSTAVTPDAPVSQVVAQPILSNREREILKLIAQGRSNQQIANQLYLSLGTVKSYVRMVLNKLSVDDRVQAAALAVRQGLI from the coding sequence ATGATACCTAATATTGACAAAGAGAAAACTGTGCGGGTTCTATTAGTTGACGATCACGCTTTAATCCGCCGAGGGATGAAAGGGCAATTTAGCCTAGAACCTGGTTTTAGTATAGTTGGAGAGGCATTAGACGGTGGAGAGGCTGTTGAATTAGCTAGTCAACTCCAACCAGATGTAGTTTTAATGGATATCGATCTACCAGTTATGGATGGGATTACAGCCACCCAGCACATAAAAAGTAACTGCTTGACTACTTGTGTTCTAGCCTTAAGTGCCTTCGACGACGATATCCAGGTCATGGGGATGCTTGCAGCTGGTGCTGATGGTTACTGTCTTAAAACCATTGAATGGGAACAGCTCATCGCTGTTATTCAATTGATACTTCAAGGTGGTGCTTATTTAGATCCTCTAATAGCTCAAAAAGTTGCTCGGATGCTTAGGTCAACCGCTGTCACTCCCGATGCTCCTGTATCTCAGGTAGTAGCGCAACCTATTCTCAGTAATCGCGAACGCGAAATTCTTAAACTTATTGCACAAGGACGCTCAAACCAGCAGATTGCAAACCAACTCTACCTCTCACTTGGAACCGTCAAGTCTTATGTACGTATGGTTCTCAACAAACTTAGCGTTGACGATCGCGTTCAAGCAGCAGCTTTAGCCGTACGCCAAGGGTTGATTTAA
- a CDS encoding ATP-binding protein: protein MLCLFGQQVFNLLIAHLNHEVYDRVTHALLVGREGERLLNAVIDNQEKGFLENSTQGQTNLIDDRQKRPSFHNSFNHLYNLVQDNPDQIKQLNKIRYIYNQWQRELKQKTLSGSVSNSALTKSTLFDSLHNEIGKLIQHEEMLLRVRKNRVQYLNNINTASNIFSTLIILLGAILNLQLLHWRVKLPLSKLTQVCKLWQAGQMEVQLSHSSKDEIGQLAGVLNAIADKTRHRQQSIEVRNQQLEDMISALSHDLRIPLLATRNTLDCMLKGAFGSVNDTWKEVFQEYHEANEDLLKLVELLLDISRYEARSACLMCDRLNWEKILIKVISQIKATSTRELAFICKTSQLLPTVYGDELEIQRVLQNLLDNAVRVSKPNGEILIEITPDGEEQVRVSVRDYGSGIAQQAQEKLFHRFIQGRGHRGRSGLGLYLCRQIIEAHGGNIGVESSLGKGSTFWFTLPSAINKLDCNDEQNINRCSNNDT, encoded by the coding sequence GTGTTGTGTTTATTCGGACAGCAAGTCTTCAACCTCTTGATAGCACACCTAAATCATGAAGTATACGATCGGGTAACTCATGCTTTACTCGTAGGGCGAGAAGGAGAACGTCTACTCAATGCTGTGATCGATAATCAAGAAAAAGGTTTTCTAGAAAATTCCACTCAGGGACAAACTAATCTTATAGATGATCGTCAGAAGAGGCCCAGCTTTCACAACAGCTTCAACCATCTGTACAATCTCGTACAAGACAACCCCGATCAAATAAAACAACTCAATAAAATTAGATATATCTATAACCAGTGGCAAAGGGAGTTGAAGCAAAAAACGCTTTCTGGTTCTGTGAGCAACTCTGCTCTAACAAAAAGCACTTTATTTGATTCCTTGCACAACGAGATTGGGAAACTCATTCAGCACGAAGAAATGCTTTTGAGGGTTCGCAAAAATCGCGTACAGTATTTGAATAATATTAACACTGCGAGCAATATTTTCAGCACATTAATCATTTTGTTAGGAGCAATTTTAAATCTCCAGTTGTTGCATTGGCGAGTCAAACTTCCATTAAGCAAATTGACACAAGTTTGCAAACTTTGGCAAGCGGGACAAATGGAAGTGCAACTATCCCATTCTTCTAAAGATGAGATTGGGCAACTAGCTGGAGTTCTTAACGCGATCGCAGATAAGACTCGTCATCGTCAACAAAGTATTGAGGTGCGTAACCAACAGCTTGAAGACATGATATCTGCACTTTCCCACGACCTACGTATTCCTTTACTTGCCACTCGCAACACTTTAGATTGTATGCTCAAAGGAGCTTTTGGTTCAGTAAATGACACTTGGAAGGAAGTTTTTCAAGAGTACCATGAAGCTAATGAGGATCTGCTTAAGCTTGTGGAACTCCTTTTAGATATCTCCCGTTATGAAGCACGCAGCGCTTGTTTAATGTGCGATCGCCTGAATTGGGAAAAGATTTTAATTAAAGTAATTAGTCAAATAAAAGCAACATCTACACGTGAGTTAGCCTTCATTTGTAAAACTTCTCAATTGTTGCCAACTGTCTATGGTGATGAACTAGAAATTCAAAGGGTTCTACAAAACTTACTTGATAACGCTGTGCGAGTAAGTAAGCCTAACGGGGAAATTCTGATTGAGATAACGCCTGATGGAGAAGAGCAAGTGCGGGTTTCGGTGCGTGATTACGGTTCAGGAATTGCACAGCAAGCTCAGGAAAAGCTATTCCACCGCTTTATTCAAGGACGAGGGCATCGTGGCAGAAGTGGGCTTGGTCTGTACTTATGTCGTCAAATTATTGAGGCTCACGGAGGAAACATTGGTGTAGAAAGTTCTCTTGGAAAGGGAAGTACTTTCTGGTTTACTCTCCCAAGTGCCATAAATAAACTTGATTGCAACGATGAACAGAATATAAACAGATGTAGTAATAATGATACCTAA
- a CDS encoding O-antigen ligase family protein, whose protein sequence is MPAHLYSSPIERLIQNGELFYNVNLYGSDYGTNNVRLFLFAPWAPALGLIGNIYFFLALEEPNKKWRWIGIVSSLAMSIVSVSRLSFIALPIVFTSVLLLTKITKPTTQIALGFVSFLAGIFSTAVVSAIKDTKEAFYNARPDSSRVHEALGVIALEKWKEAPIWGHGFREAPGPKVLAEMPIGSHHTWFGLLFVKGIVGFIAFLVPILLSFIVLLIKAQKSTTARGALYFLVTLLLFTFNDSQEALGYLYYPGLIIMGIAFKEEVQVPKSSLNKKPEAAYT, encoded by the coding sequence TTGCCTGCACACCTATATTCTTCTCCAATTGAAAGATTAATACAGAATGGTGAGCTTTTTTACAATGTAAATCTCTATGGTAGTGATTACGGTACGAATAATGTCCGCCTATTTCTATTCGCACCTTGGGCACCTGCGCTAGGTCTTATTGGAAACATCTACTTTTTCCTTGCTCTTGAAGAACCTAACAAGAAGTGGCGCTGGATTGGTATAGTCAGCTCTCTAGCTATGAGTATAGTATCTGTTTCTCGCTTATCTTTTATAGCTTTACCAATAGTTTTCACATCAGTTTTATTGCTGACAAAAATTACTAAACCTACTACGCAAATTGCGCTCGGATTTGTTAGCTTTTTAGCAGGTATTTTTAGCACGGCAGTTGTTAGTGCTATTAAGGATACTAAAGAAGCATTTTATAATGCTAGACCGGACTCTTCACGAGTGCATGAAGCTTTAGGTGTAATTGCCTTAGAGAAATGGAAAGAAGCTCCTATATGGGGCCACGGTTTTCGAGAAGCACCAGGGCCTAAAGTGTTAGCAGAAATGCCTATCGGCTCTCACCATACTTGGTTTGGCCTCTTGTTTGTTAAAGGGATAGTTGGCTTCATTGCTTTTTTAGTACCAATCTTATTGAGTTTTATAGTTTTGCTGATTAAAGCACAGAAAAGCACAACTGCCAGGGGAGCATTGTATTTTCTTGTTACTCTATTACTTTTTACATTTAATGATAGCCAAGAGGCTTTAGGTTATTTATACTATCCCGGTTTAATCATCATGGGAATTGCATTTAAAGAAGAAGTGCAGGTTCCTAAATCTTCTCTTAATAAGAAGCCTGAAGCTGCTTATACTTAA
- a CDS encoding lipopolysaccharide biosynthesis protein → MLIKKLRQKVSSQYVRNIGWMGGAELVNRVFRLGTTVTLSQLLNPYDYGLIAIVLTTNEFATVFTLRAGIGSKIVQAAEKDLKIICQTSYCLNWILCGVMFILQCLAALPVALFYSNNQVILPICVMALVYLMLPIFAVQSALIQRENRLKITALCNATQSILINILTIALALLGMGMWAVVIPIVITTPVWIVINLMNHPWRPTMSFSFSKWQEVVSYARNILGVELLNKLRANLDYLIIGRFLGVQALGIYYFAFNAGLGISMNVINTMTWSLYPHLCAARGNVKEFQERYFSSLKTFALIVFPLVLLQSSLAPFYVPIVFGQKWVTAIPILIVICLSALPRPFADGASMLLNSVDKSHINLYWNLIFTTIFTISLLVAVKWGIFWVAVAVLMTHLLALPLYSIWASKYVLSRTQSLSIAK, encoded by the coding sequence ATGTTAATCAAAAAGCTCAGGCAAAAAGTATCTAGTCAATATGTGCGTAATATTGGTTGGATGGGGGGAGCAGAGTTAGTAAATCGTGTGTTCCGATTGGGAACAACAGTTACTTTATCTCAACTGTTAAATCCTTACGATTATGGATTGATAGCAATCGTTTTGACTACCAATGAATTTGCAACTGTTTTTACCTTAAGAGCGGGAATTGGATCTAAGATTGTTCAGGCAGCAGAGAAGGATCTGAAAATTATTTGTCAGACATCTTACTGCCTTAATTGGATACTATGTGGAGTAATGTTTATTCTTCAGTGTCTTGCCGCTTTACCAGTTGCTTTGTTTTATAGTAATAACCAAGTTATCTTACCTATCTGCGTTATGGCATTAGTCTACTTAATGCTGCCAATCTTTGCAGTTCAATCTGCCTTAATCCAGCGAGAGAACCGCCTGAAAATTACAGCATTATGCAATGCCACGCAGTCGATTCTAATCAATATTCTCACTATAGCTTTAGCCCTATTAGGGATGGGAATGTGGGCTGTTGTTATACCTATTGTTATTACGACTCCAGTATGGATTGTTATCAATCTGATGAATCATCCTTGGCGTCCTACCATGTCGTTTAGTTTTAGTAAGTGGCAGGAAGTTGTTAGTTATGCTAGAAATATTCTTGGCGTTGAGTTACTAAATAAACTCAGAGCTAATCTTGATTACCTGATCATTGGACGTTTTTTAGGAGTCCAGGCGCTAGGAATTTACTATTTCGCTTTCAATGCTGGGTTAGGAATCAGCATGAATGTCATAAATACAATGACTTGGTCTTTATACCCCCATCTTTGTGCCGCTAGGGGAAACGTTAAGGAGTTTCAAGAACGTTATTTTAGTAGCCTCAAAACATTTGCCTTAATTGTATTTCCATTAGTTTTGTTACAGTCAAGTCTAGCTCCATTTTATGTCCCAATTGTTTTTGGGCAAAAATGGGTAACAGCAATTCCAATATTGATAGTTATCTGTTTGTCAGCGCTACCACGCCCATTTGCAGATGGTGCTTCTATGTTGCTTAACTCTGTAGATAAAAGTCACATTAATCTTTATTGGAACCTAATTTTTACTACGATTTTTACAATTTCATTACTAGTAGCTGTAAAATGGGGAATTTTTTGGGTAGCGGTTGCGGTGCTAATGACTCATCTATTAGCGTTACCTCTTTACAGCATTTGGGCTAGCAAATATGTTTTATCTAGAACTCAATCTTTATCAATCGCAAAATAA
- a CDS encoding polysaccharide pyruvyl transferase family protein, with translation MVTTQPEQLKELLHKSLGKLETFQECALLDYPDYPNIGDHLIGLGTVLYLINVQKTKIKYTASPNNFSSQVMEERIGKSPILLQGGGNLGDLWTAHQKFREQIISKYRDQPIIILPQSIYFVDPTNLIEAANVFNSHPNLTLFVRDDYSYELALKYFYNCQVIKAPDMAFEMVNLPGLLSRNKRSNSILYHYRNDKELNPNNSQTSINLPNLVVEDWTSFKYDTTERMERIREGLQKGTVIPGEWIYRHLWKYFHHYSFGFNNLYNSSMHLKSLSYMHHGMYQFKQHRLIITNRLHGHILCILMGIPHVFLPNAYHKNEAFYQAWTYSIPFCRFVKEPSQIQVAAQELLELFPN, from the coding sequence ATGGTTACTACCCAACCGGAACAGCTGAAAGAACTTCTGCATAAATCACTAGGAAAATTAGAGACATTTCAAGAGTGTGCATTACTAGACTATCCTGACTATCCTAATATTGGCGATCACCTTATCGGGTTAGGTACTGTACTTTATTTAATCAATGTGCAAAAAACAAAAATTAAATATACTGCCAGTCCTAACAACTTTTCTAGCCAAGTAATGGAAGAAAGAATTGGAAAATCTCCTATTCTACTGCAAGGAGGAGGGAATTTAGGCGATCTTTGGACTGCTCATCAAAAATTTCGTGAACAGATTATTTCCAAATACCGGGATCAACCAATAATTATCCTACCACAAAGTATTTATTTTGTTGATCCAACCAATTTAATCGAAGCAGCAAATGTATTCAACTCACATCCTAATTTGACTTTGTTTGTCCGTGATGACTACAGCTATGAACTTGCTCTGAAATATTTCTACAATTGTCAGGTAATTAAAGCACCTGATATGGCTTTTGAAATGGTCAACTTACCTGGTCTATTATCGAGAAATAAGCGCAGCAACTCTATTTTGTATCATTATAGAAATGACAAAGAGTTGAATCCAAATAATTCTCAGACTTCTATTAATCTCCCTAACTTAGTTGTAGAAGATTGGACTTCTTTCAAATATGACACAACTGAACGCATGGAGCGCATTCGGGAAGGCTTGCAAAAAGGTACAGTGATTCCTGGTGAGTGGATATACCGACACCTCTGGAAATACTTCCATCATTATTCCTTTGGATTTAATAACTTATATAACTCTTCAATGCATCTTAAATCCTTAAGTTATATGCATCATGGAATGTATCAATTCAAGCAGCATCGTCTAATTATTACAAACCGCTTGCATGGACATATTCTCTGCATTCTTATGGGTATTCCTCATGTCTTTCTACCTAATGCTTACCATAAAAATGAGGCATTTTATCAAGCTTGGACTTACTCAATTCCCTTTTGCAGATTTGTAAAAGAACCTTCACAAATTCAGGTGGCTGCACAAGAATTATTGGAACTATTCCCAAACTAA
- a CDS encoding glycosyltransferase, with protein MPTISVIIPAYNAERTILETIKSVLQQTFSDFELIVINDGSTDRTLELLKTIEDSRLKIFSYSNAGLSVARNRGISHATGEFMAFLDADDLWTPDKLELQLAALQKHPEAGLVYSWTLNMSETAEIFHPGHNVVYEGKVYDKLLLSNFISNGSNPLIRKQAIQSAGEFDPTLSSVEDWDYWFRVAQHWDFAVVPKPQILYRHSSKSMSTKVEKMEKYLLIVLERGFQAAPPELQNLKNQSLANIYQYLTGMELANVTNREQVNQAGRKLWKTVSLYPQILRERLTQRYLMKWLVMQVLSPRIAKYLTRPFSLARSVAVPRLQ; from the coding sequence ATGCCAACTATATCCGTTATTATTCCCGCTTACAATGCTGAACGCACTATTTTAGAAACGATAAAATCCGTTCTTCAACAAACCTTTTCTGATTTTGAGCTAATTGTTATTAATGATGGCTCAACCGATCGGACTTTAGAACTATTGAAGACTATTGAAGACTCTCGTCTCAAGATTTTTTCATACAGCAATGCTGGTCTATCAGTAGCTCGTAATCGTGGTATTTCTCATGCCACTGGAGAGTTTATGGCATTTCTCGATGCCGATGATTTATGGACACCTGATAAATTAGAGCTACAACTAGCAGCATTGCAAAAACATCCAGAGGCAGGACTTGTTTATAGCTGGACTCTGAACATGAGTGAAACAGCAGAGATTTTTCACCCTGGTCATAATGTAGTCTATGAAGGTAAGGTGTATGACAAATTATTACTCAGTAACTTTATTTCCAATGGTTCTAATCCTTTAATTCGTAAACAAGCAATTCAATCTGCTGGAGAATTCGACCCAACACTTTCTTCTGTGGAAGATTGGGATTATTGGTTTCGTGTAGCACAGCACTGGGATTTTGCAGTAGTTCCCAAACCTCAAATTCTCTATCGCCACTCTTCAAAATCTATGTCAACTAAAGTTGAGAAAATGGAGAAATATTTGCTTATTGTCTTGGAGAGAGGTTTTCAAGCAGCACCGCCAGAGTTGCAAAATCTTAAAAATCAAAGCCTAGCAAATATCTATCAATATTTAACGGGCATGGAACTGGCTAATGTGACTAATAGAGAACAGGTCAACCAAGCTGGTCGTAAATTGTGGAAGACGGTTTCTTTATATCCTCAGATTTTGCGAGAAAGATTAACTCAGCGTTATTTAATGAAATGGCTAGTAATGCAAGTCCTTTCTCCTCGAATTGCTAAGTACTTGACTCGACCTTTTTCTTTGGCTAGGTCTGTTGCGGTTCCAAGGCTGCAATAG